The window CGTAATTACAGGACATGTCGGCCCCAAAGCATATTCAGCCCTTTCAGTAGGCAAGATTGATGTCTACCTTTGTGAGGACGGAACTGTTGAACAGGCTCTTGAAAAACTCAAAACAGGGTCTCTTGAAAAAAGCAGCGAAGCTGACAGACCCAGCCACTGGTAAAATAAATTGCCAAACCCTTGCATAGGAGCGGTGTAAAATCAGAATGGGACTGAATTTGCGCCGCTCCGGATTTTTCACTTAAATACTAAGTTGACACAACGCTTTATGCGCTTAACTTATAAAGTGCTGTACTTTAATTCTGAACATTTAATTCAGAAACAAAAATACCATTCCCTTGCCGGGAATCAGGAGATTTCAATATGAGTGATCATGCTTGCGGAAACTGCTCCTCATCAGGATCAGGCTGCTCCTCTGAGGGCGGCTGTTCAGGATGCGGAGACGAAAAACTCAACAAAACACTTTCAAGAATCAAACATAAGATCGTCGTTCTTTCCGGTAAAGGCGGCGTAGGAAAAAGCACCGTGGCCACAAACATCGCGGTAGCTCTTTCTCTGGCAGGAAAACAGGTCGGACTGCTTGACGTTGATGTCCACGGCCCGAGTGTTCCCAGACTGCTGAGCCTTGAAAACGAAAAGCCGCATATCGGCCATGAAGTTATCGAACCTATTTCATACAGCAAGAACCTCTGGGTTATGTCCCTCGGTTTCATGCTGCCTAGCAAAGATGATCCGGTAATCTGGCGTGGACCTGTTAAAATCGGCCTGATTAAACAGTTCGTACAGGATGTTGCCTGGAACGATCTTGATTTTCTGGTTGTAGACTGCCCTCCGGGAACAGGTGATGAACCCCTTTCCGTATTGCAGACACTCGGTACTGACGCTTACACCGTTATCGTCACCACCCCTCAGGGTATTGCTGTTGACGATGTTCGCCGCTCCGTAAACTTCTGCAAACAGCTCGGCAACCCGATACTCGGTATTGTTGAAAACATGAGCGGTTTTGTTTGCCCTGACTGCGGAAAATTCCACAAAATTTTCAACTCAGGCGGTGGTGAAGAGCTGGCTAAAGAAACCGGAGTAAACTTCCTCGGAAGCATTCCGCTTGACCCCGAAGTAGGCCGCTCAGGTGATGAAGGTTACCCCATTATTCGTGTCGACCATGAAGGTCCCACTGTTAATGCCATGAACAGCATCATCAAACCCATCTTGAAAATTTCTGATTCTCTTCAGGAATCCAACGAGATGCCTAAAGTTAAAG of the Maridesulfovibrio bastinii DSM 16055 genome contains:
- a CDS encoding iron-sulfur cluster carrier protein MrpORP; this encodes MSDHACGNCSSSGSGCSSEGGCSGCGDEKLNKTLSRIKHKIVVLSGKGGVGKSTVATNIAVALSLAGKQVGLLDVDVHGPSVPRLLSLENEKPHIGHEVIEPISYSKNLWVMSLGFMLPSKDDPVIWRGPVKIGLIKQFVQDVAWNDLDFLVVDCPPGTGDEPLSVLQTLGTDAYTVIVTTPQGIAVDDVRRSVNFCKQLGNPILGIVENMSGFVCPDCGKFHKIFNSGGGEELAKETGVNFLGSIPLDPEVGRSGDEGYPIIRVDHEGPTVNAMNSIIKPILKISDSLQESNEMPKVKDLKADNGMIRIAIPTAEGKLCQHFGHCQQFALLDVDTTINSIAATTMETPPPHEPGLLPKWIAERNVALVIAGGMGARAQSLFTDAGVKVIVGAQADLPENVVAQYLSGDLTTGVNTCDH